A genome region from Candidatus Zixiibacteriota bacterium includes the following:
- the lgt gene encoding prolipoprotein diacylglyceryl transferase has protein sequence MFPEVITLGPVIIRSYGVMLALSFMLGVLLVRHRSRRSGVNPDFAVNLAFLVIISAVIGARMFYAFFHWSDFSGHLIDIFNPLGSSEGFGIAGLNLYGGLITALSAAVVFCYLKKESILVVFDLFAPAIALGIFLTRIGCFLNGCCFGTECHLPWGVNFPVGSIPYSYLGDVPLHPAQLYSSLYGLLLFVALSISEKRKPFVGLTFSLFLMTEAMFRFLIEYVRFYENQMLTTVFGIGFTYNHIMAMFLFLIGLMLLLVSRKRGVKPARARKSGRLKTGD, from the coding sequence ATGTTTCCGGAAGTCATAACACTCGGACCCGTCATAATACGATCATATGGCGTGATGCTCGCCCTATCCTTTATGCTGGGCGTTCTCCTGGTTCGACATCGGTCCCGTCGATCCGGTGTCAATCCTGATTTTGCGGTGAATCTGGCCTTTCTGGTGATAATCTCAGCGGTAATCGGAGCAAGAATGTTTTACGCCTTTTTCCATTGGTCCGACTTCTCCGGTCATTTGATCGACATTTTCAATCCGCTCGGATCATCAGAGGGCTTCGGAATAGCGGGCTTGAATCTCTATGGTGGCCTTATCACCGCCTTGTCTGCTGCGGTTGTGTTCTGCTATCTCAAGAAGGAATCTATACTGGTGGTGTTCGACCTGTTTGCTCCAGCGATAGCCCTCGGGATATTCCTGACACGAATCGGTTGCTTCCTGAATGGTTGCTGTTTCGGTACTGAGTGCCATCTGCCGTGGGGGGTGAACTTTCCGGTCGGCAGCATTCCCTATTCATACCTCGGTGATGTCCCACTCCATCCAGCGCAGCTATATTCATCCCTGTACGGCCTGTTGCTCTTTGTCGCTCTCTCCATCTCGGAGAAACGCAAACCGTTCGTAGGGCTGACATTCTCGCTGTTCCTGATGACCGAGGCCATGTTCAGGTTTCTTATCGAATATGTGCGCTTCTATGAGAATCAAATGCTGACCACAGTGTTCGGGATTGGTTTCACTTACAATCATATCATGGCTATGTTTCTCTTCCTGATCGGATTAATGCTGTTGCTGGTAAGCAGAAAACGGGGTGTCAAGCCAGCCAGAGCCCGGAAGTCAGGCCGATTAAAAACCGGAGATTAG
- a CDS encoding DUF4430 domain-containing protein — translation MLIQLDNRRYIITTILLLMFALAVACSPRAGRTTPENVIALPDSSGVSVFELLKAHHEVDYDQTSSGVFVKGIDSIIGSSSAYWLYFVNDTAGTVASDKYMLQSGEKVEWRLISGF, via the coding sequence ATGCTGATTCAACTCGATAATCGTCGTTACATCATCACAACAATCCTGCTGCTGATGTTCGCGCTTGCAGTCGCATGCTCGCCGAGAGCCGGAAGGACCACTCCGGAAAATGTCATCGCGCTGCCGGACTCATCCGGCGTCTCCGTCTTCGAACTCCTGAAAGCTCATCATGAAGTAGACTACGACCAGACTTCGTCGGGTGTGTTCGTAAAGGGAATTGATAGCATAATCGGATCGTCTTCTGCGTACTGGCTATATTTTGTCAATGACACCGCAGGCACGGTTGCATCCGACAAATACATGCTTCAGAGCGGAGAGAAAGTGGAGTGGCGGCTAATCTCCGGTTTTTAA
- a CDS encoding T9SS type A sorting domain-containing protein, producing MKRFLLNCIAISLVVSTTALGSGFDGIATSDPPELLEVQLESAIGSLAGSAEISITLNQGTDFFGSYDFLIAYQDTMLTFADATIGSDLADCWEYFNYFYYPADGCGGHCPSELIRIVAIADVVNGSIHPDQSCLHYNPASGDQMELARLRFRVSHAIRHECMFAPVRFFWLDCGDNVLNSVTGDSVWNSNAVFSGEYAPIEITGDQYYGGHWWIGNCTDQIPGESVSAQVIDFISGGIDIVCTDQFGHLGDLNLNSIIYEISDLTLFAKYFIYGVSVFDIDMPVQVGATDINNDGVVLSLPDFMYMIRVINGDVPPYEKASPFAYTVTIEEGAIITANSQSDIGAALFVFSGEGEATLLADGMKMESDVVDGQLRVLIWSDSKNHISAGTHDLFGINAELSIIEVEVVDYYGNLMNSTVVEKVIPTAFALNQNYPNPFNPTTDITINLPTQSNWKLDIYNVSGQLVRTFSGNAIGEVTVTWDAAGAASGIYFYKATAGQYTDTRKMLLMK from the coding sequence ATGAAACGCTTTTTATTAAACTGCATAGCCATCTCCCTCGTCGTGTCGACGACCGCGTTGGGCAGTGGTTTTGATGGCATTGCGACCAGCGATCCACCGGAACTACTGGAAGTGCAGCTCGAATCTGCCATTGGCAGTCTGGCCGGATCGGCCGAGATCAGCATAACGCTGAACCAGGGCACAGACTTTTTCGGCAGCTACGATTTCTTGATCGCATACCAGGATACAATGCTGACATTCGCGGATGCAACAATCGGATCCGATCTCGCAGATTGTTGGGAGTACTTCAACTACTTCTACTATCCCGCAGATGGCTGCGGTGGCCACTGTCCCAGCGAGTTGATCCGCATTGTCGCAATTGCTGATGTCGTCAATGGTTCGATTCATCCCGATCAATCCTGTCTGCATTACAATCCCGCTAGCGGTGATCAAATGGAGCTTGCGAGATTGAGATTCAGGGTCTCTCATGCAATCAGACATGAGTGCATGTTTGCCCCGGTGAGGTTCTTCTGGCTCGATTGCGGAGACAATGTCCTCAACAGCGTGACCGGCGACTCCGTCTGGAATTCAAATGCGGTGTTCTCGGGTGAGTACGCACCGATCGAAATCACCGGTGATCAATATTACGGCGGCCACTGGTGGATCGGCAACTGCACAGATCAGATACCCGGGGAATCGGTGTCGGCTCAGGTAATCGACTTCATTTCGGGAGGCATAGACATTGTGTGCACAGACCAATTCGGCCATCTCGGTGATCTCAATCTGAACAGCATTATATACGAGATTTCCGATCTTACACTGTTCGCGAAGTACTTCATCTATGGTGTCTCTGTGTTTGACATTGATATGCCTGTACAGGTTGGGGCCACTGACATAAATAACGATGGCGTGGTATTGAGTCTCCCCGACTTCATGTACATGATCCGCGTCATCAACGGCGATGTGCCTCCCTATGAGAAGGCCTCTCCCTTCGCATACACTGTGACGATTGAAGAGGGTGCGATAATCACCGCGAACTCGCAGTCCGACATCGGCGCTGCTCTGTTTGTCTTCAGTGGAGAAGGCGAAGCTACTCTGCTTGCTGATGGCATGAAGATGGAGAGCGACGTAGTAGACGGTCAGCTCCGCGTGCTTATCTGGTCTGACAGCAAGAATCACATCTCTGCAGGAACGCATGATCTGTTCGGGATCAACGCCGAACTCTCGATAATCGAGGTCGAAGTCGTAGATTACTACGGCAATCTGATGAACTCGACCGTGGTCGAGAAAGTTATCCCGACCGCATTTGCGCTGAATCAGAACTATCCGAACCCATTCAACCCGACCACCGATATTACTATCAACCTTCCGACTCAGTCGAACTGGAAGCTTGATATCTATAACGTCTCTGGTCAGTTGGTCAGAACATTCTCCGGTAACGCGATTGGCGAAGTCACCGTTACCTGGGATGCTGCTGGCGCGGCTTCGGGTATTTACTTCTACAAGGCCACCGCGGGTCAGTATACTGACACCAGGAAGATGCTCTTGATGAAATAG
- a CDS encoding CDP-alcohol phosphatidyltransferase family protein — protein sequence MNSNLRAAYELRSQVFGRVCLKIGLTPNVLTAIGLAVSVAAGVVLWKANFIWGSILILLTAFTDMLDGATARAGKIGTVYGGILDHVCDRYAEFFILAGILLSQRVHAGWALFALFGMIIASYTRAAAESIGNIKNCEVGAVGRLEKFVMILIGLISEEFFPGYHFLAICLAIVGAVSYITSIQRLVYTKKILSERDSN from the coding sequence ATGAACTCAAATCTCAGAGCGGCGTATGAACTTAGGTCGCAAGTGTTTGGCCGAGTGTGTCTTAAGATTGGCCTGACTCCCAATGTGCTGACTGCAATCGGCTTGGCTGTGAGCGTCGCTGCAGGAGTAGTCCTCTGGAAAGCAAACTTCATCTGGGGCTCGATACTGATTCTCCTGACTGCTTTCACTGACATGCTCGACGGAGCAACCGCTCGCGCTGGGAAGATTGGGACTGTCTACGGAGGAATTCTGGACCATGTGTGTGACAGATACGCAGAGTTCTTCATTCTTGCCGGCATTCTCCTTTCCCAGCGGGTCCATGCAGGGTGGGCGTTGTTCGCGTTGTTCGGGATGATAATCGCTTCGTACACCAGGGCGGCAGCCGAATCTATAGGCAATATCAAGAATTGTGAAGTTGGCGCGGTGGGGCGACTCGAGAAATTTGTCATGATACTGATCGGACTGATCTCAGAGGAGTTCTTCCCCGGCTACCATTTTCTTGCGATCTGCCTCGCTATAGTAGGCGCCGTATCGTACATCACCTCTATCCAGAGACTTGTGTACACGAAGAAGATTCTAAGCGAAAGAGATAGCAATTGA
- a CDS encoding bifunctional hydroxymethylpyrimidine kinase/phosphomethylpyrimidine kinase yields MKITAVGNPVYDLIQTPFVKTDGRVLSGCSTNFCLALAKLGVKTSLVGNIGTDLKDKFAADLGRFGIEHRLFESTESGGFSLRYFGDHGERELKLLGDAGSIAEFPDEYRDSDYVVLGPILGEVDLDYIANVRDKTNAKIVLDPQGILRNHTDGDIFHEKKPDTEKLIGLCDIVKPNELECKVLTGIDPREDARTPAEMIKSWGPKLVIITLAELGSVIYDGSDFTPIPPYDTLAKDSTGAGDTYMAGFLYSYANGWDLYECGCMGSAVASVMIENTGPDFPLTLEEADDRRRKLLQLKSETELLK; encoded by the coding sequence TTGAAGATAACTGCTGTCGGAAACCCGGTCTACGATTTGATTCAGACTCCTTTTGTCAAAACCGACGGAAGAGTCTTGTCGGGGTGTTCGACGAACTTCTGCCTTGCGCTGGCAAAGCTCGGAGTGAAGACCTCTCTTGTTGGCAATATTGGAACCGACTTGAAAGACAAGTTCGCTGCCGATCTCGGGCGATTTGGAATAGAGCACCGGCTTTTCGAATCGACCGAAAGTGGAGGATTTTCCCTCAGATATTTCGGTGATCACGGAGAGCGTGAACTGAAGCTTCTCGGAGATGCCGGATCGATTGCCGAATTCCCGGATGAGTATCGCGACAGCGACTATGTTGTCTTAGGCCCGATACTCGGCGAGGTGGATCTGGACTATATCGCTAATGTGAGAGACAAGACGAACGCCAAGATCGTCCTCGATCCGCAGGGCATTCTAAGAAATCACACGGACGGCGATATATTCCACGAGAAGAAACCGGATACGGAAAAACTGATTGGCCTGTGCGACATCGTCAAGCCAAATGAACTCGAATGCAAGGTGTTGACAGGTATCGATCCTCGTGAAGATGCCCGCACGCCTGCTGAGATGATAAAATCCTGGGGACCGAAGCTCGTCATAATCACACTGGCGGAACTCGGTTCGGTCATATATGACGGCAGCGATTTCACTCCGATACCGCCGTACGATACTCTCGCGAAGGATTCTACCGGGGCAGGAGATACGTACATGGCCGGTTTCCTGTATAGTTATGCGAATGGATGGGATCTCTACGAATGCGGCTGCATGGGGTCTGCGGTTGCAAGCGTGATGATTGAAAACACCGGACCTGATTTTCCGCTGACTCTCGAGGAGGCGGATGACCGAAGAAGGAAGCTTCTCCAACTAAAGTCTGAAACTGAGTTGTTGAAATAG
- a CDS encoding inositol-3-phosphate synthase gives MSKVRVAIIGVGNCASSFVQGVHYYRNASENDFIPGLMHVNLGGYHISDIEFSAAIDIDKNKVGKDLSEAIFTYPNNTYKFASVPKHGVTVQRGMTHDGLGYYLSQIIEKAPGDTVDIVKLLKDTRTDVVVSYLPVGSEEATKWYVEQILDAGCGFVNCIPVFIAREPYWQDRFKKRGLPVIGDDVKSQVGATIVHRVLTRLFRERGVKLERTSQLNVGGNTDFLNMLERSRLESKKISKTNAVTSQLDYDIGADNCHIGPSDYVPWLQDRKWAYIRMEGRTFGDVPLNIEMKLEVWDSPNSAGVVIDAVRCCKLALDNGLSGAMEAPSSYFKKSPPIQYFDDEARNMTEEFIRKYALKSAKAAPKKKPAKKVAKKKSVKRSPKK, from the coding sequence ATGAGCAAAGTCAGGGTCGCGATTATTGGAGTCGGCAACTGCGCCTCATCATTCGTGCAGGGAGTGCACTATTACCGAAACGCCTCTGAAAACGATTTTATTCCGGGTTTGATGCATGTCAACCTCGGAGGATATCACATATCCGACATTGAGTTCTCTGCCGCGATTGACATCGACAAGAACAAGGTCGGCAAGGATCTCTCGGAGGCGATTTTCACTTACCCGAACAACACGTACAAGTTCGCATCTGTGCCTAAGCACGGAGTGACCGTGCAGCGTGGGATGACGCATGATGGTCTCGGGTATTACTTATCGCAGATAATCGAGAAGGCTCCGGGGGACACTGTCGATATCGTTAAGCTGCTGAAAGATACCAGGACTGATGTTGTCGTGAGCTATCTGCCGGTCGGTTCGGAGGAAGCTACGAAGTGGTATGTCGAGCAGATTCTCGATGCCGGCTGCGGTTTCGTTAACTGTATTCCGGTATTTATTGCACGAGAGCCTTATTGGCAGGATCGATTCAAGAAGCGCGGTCTGCCGGTAATCGGCGATGATGTCAAATCCCAGGTGGGAGCGACGATCGTCCACCGCGTCCTTACGAGGCTCTTCCGGGAACGAGGCGTCAAGCTGGAGCGCACAAGCCAGCTCAACGTTGGAGGCAACACGGACTTCCTGAACATGCTCGAACGGTCGCGTCTCGAATCCAAGAAGATATCGAAAACCAATGCTGTGACATCTCAGCTTGATTACGATATCGGTGCGGACAACTGCCACATAGGTCCCTCGGATTACGTACCATGGCTGCAGGATCGCAAATGGGCCTACATCAGAATGGAAGGCCGCACGTTTGGTGATGTGCCGTTGAACATTGAAATGAAACTGGAAGTATGGGATTCGCCCAACTCAGCAGGTGTTGTCATCGATGCGGTTCGCTGCTGCAAACTTGCTCTCGACAACGGATTATCCGGAGCGATGGAAGCGCCGTCGTCGTACTTCAAGAAGTCGCCACCGATACAGTATTTCGATGACGAAGCTCGCAATATGACCGAGGAGTTTATTCGGAAGTACGCGCTGAAGTCAGCGAAAGCGGCTCCGAAGAAGAAGCCGGCAAAGAAAGTTGCCAAGAAGAAGTCTGTTAAACGAAGTCCGAAGAAATAG
- the tmk gene encoding dTMP kinase: protein MNKKSAFITLEGIDFSGKSTQAERLLSRLHESGLDPLFLREPGGTVLSERVREILLNRGEITIGAKSELLLFLAARAQLVDDLIIPSLESGRIVICDRFFDSTFAYQGFARGLPVEKIREINTFATSGLVPDLTLLFDLPVEVAQGRGAGLSSGGDRLENEVAEFHRRVRDGYLQLVRTEPMRIKVIDASGSLDVVWSKTWELTRSFLKTRGIEILEK, encoded by the coding sequence ATGAATAAGAAGAGTGCATTCATAACACTGGAAGGAATCGACTTTTCCGGTAAGTCGACACAGGCCGAAAGGCTCCTTTCCCGATTGCATGAATCAGGTCTCGACCCTCTATTTCTGAGAGAGCCCGGGGGTACAGTACTTTCCGAACGAGTGCGCGAAATCCTTCTCAATCGAGGCGAGATCACCATCGGCGCCAAGTCTGAATTGCTGCTGTTCCTCGCCGCCAGGGCGCAGCTTGTCGATGACCTGATAATTCCATCGCTCGAATCCGGCCGTATAGTAATATGCGACAGGTTCTTCGATTCGACCTTCGCATATCAGGGATTTGCAAGGGGACTTCCGGTCGAGAAGATAAGAGAAATCAACACCTTTGCAACATCAGGGCTTGTTCCCGATCTTACTCTGCTTTTTGACCTGCCGGTTGAAGTCGCTCAGGGGAGAGGTGCAGGTCTTTCTTCAGGGGGCGATCGTCTGGAGAATGAGGTGGCCGAATTTCATCGCAGAGTGAGAGACGGGTATCTTCAATTGGTGCGCACTGAACCAATGAGAATCAAAGTCATTGATGCGAGTGGAAGCCTCGATGTAGTCTGGAGCAAGACCTGGGAACTGACGCGCTCTTTTCTGAAGACGCGGGGAATTGAAATTCTTGAAAAATAG